Sequence from the Candidatus Dormiibacterota bacterium genome:
CGACCAGTTCAAGGGCATCGACATCATGCGCGCGGTGCGCAGCTTCGATCCCTGCCTGCCCTGCGGTGTGCACCAGTACATCGGCGGCGGCAAGGTCGTCCAGCAGCGTCACTCGCCGACCTTCGGCATCCAGGAGCTGTAACCGCCTGAGCCCCGGCTCAGTACCGGAGCGGGCGAGCAGGAATGGCCTGCTCGCCCGCTTCCTCGTCCAGGCTGCGGTGCTCCGGTGGGGCTACCTCGGCGAGCCCGCGGCTCCCCGGCCTCCCGCCGTCGCCGCGGTGGGCTCGTCGGGGGCGTCGGGATCGATGCGGGTCGGCGCGGTGGCGCGGGCGGCCTCCATCGCGGCGCCGAGCTCCTCGAGCTCCCCGGCGTCGAGGGCCCTGCGGACGCGCGGGAACATGTCCGCCTCCTCCTCGTCGACGTGGTGCTCGACCAGCTCCTTCAGCACCTCGACCTTGGCGTCGTAGCGCTCGTTGTCGGCGGTGAGGGGCTCGAGCTCGGTCACCGCGTGCTTGATGAGGTGGTGCTCCTCCAGGCCCTCGAGGACCTCGTCCTCGATCTTGCGGCCGGCCTCGCGGACTCGCGGATAGAAGACCTGCTCCTCGATCCAGGCATGGACGGTCAGCTCCCGGCAGATCCGTCCGGCGAGCTCCTGCTTGCCGGCGATCGCCCGGTCTCCGAGGGTGCCGTACTTCTCGAACATCTCCTTGACCTTGTCGTGGTCGGCCTTGAGCAGGGCGATCGCATCGGGATTCGGGGACATGGATGGCCTCCTAACGGCTTCGGCTGAGGTGGAAGCGGACGAGCGCGAGGCTCTCCGCGGCGTCCGCGGCGTGCTGGACCTGGGAGGGGGTGGGGCGATGGGCGTCGAGGGCGCTGGCGGCCGCGTGGCGGCACCGCTCCCCGGCCGGGTGGCCCTTCCAGCAGCGCGGGCAGGTGTTCGACTCGGTCATACGATTCACTCCACCCTGTTATATGACAATGTGAGTATAAGTATATAGGGGTGGAGGGTGGCGACGTTCTCTGGCCGGGGGCAGTGGCTCAGTCGCGGCCGTGGCGCAGCTCGGTGGTGCGCGGCCGGAACGCCGTCTGGGCGATGAAGGTGGGCACCAGCGCGGTGAGCACGACGGTCGTGACCAGGATCGAGTACTGGGCGCGGTCGATGTACCCGTGGGTGAGCCCGAACAGCGCCGAGATCGAGCCGAAGGT
This genomic interval carries:
- a CDS encoding hemerythrin domain-containing protein, whose translation is MSPNPDAIALLKADHDKVKEMFEKYGTLGDRAIAGKQELAGRICRELTVHAWIEEQVFYPRVREAGRKIEDEVLEGLEEHHLIKHAVTELEPLTADNERYDAKVEVLKELVEHHVDEEEADMFPRVRRALDAGELEELGAAMEAARATAPTRIDPDAPDEPTAATAGGRGAAGSPR